A section of the Amblyomma americanum isolate KBUSLIRL-KWMA chromosome 2, ASM5285725v1, whole genome shotgun sequence genome encodes:
- the LOC144118958 gene encoding phosphate-regulating neutral endopeptidase PHEX-like, whose amino-acid sequence MNPFSGDSVSRDTTMEIRDTTASTTYSKAASSSKYSTTNKTTGFTTSALRESGSGSGGGSSSAKGRPSATSYWWFLVGAVPVATFLLVTIPIAAFLKSFVGFDRVRLCETRACREAGKFYEAIIERGRTDPCEDFYSHVCRKWTHNARIPPYSRKFSFDDWIVSDIEKTLFAEVEASITEQGQIMNQMTHIPVRKFEAIFAACQNAERNSSMEDIKKMPHILGLEHFPSLDPEGDPKISVIAGKLAKNFGLFPLVKVEMRVDPDDYAKVIIYLDEPETTALPKFILSTTESSNWLRQSVCDAMLSVYGIVPTNDQWDTLCDNIQAFDIELIKRLRYAEGHRTGMFYEKKVLKLKDLDNSFYWNWMTFLKTVYDGTPTNVGPQTKILVGNVKYVSGLARFLQKQSKDVIYNYLGYRVLLRLGLLYRTHEKHVKTLFYRYHLGYKTEPERWRLCLRYAEKSMPTAASWIYHMWIKKKFGLKGDRLWIKFFNVYRKIYESVDYSYAYSYLTTADARVEAYRKLKDVRLQLFFINATMTDPLLKLYGGQETKINVNTPVPGIYQMTKHYWNNYFSIAKNGRELDIAYTGSIFDIYSTYHYDLNSLYISHGAFHGPMYARDKNLLLDLVKSGYRIGRNLLKAIDERGGYIDSDHVREDWMGYYTRQRLMANKQCVFKQYANKRVSESRLKLNANATIDEDMTDVAIITPLLRFYRKLIYEKAYPFPDYRLQGLHHVSSDQLFFYSLAESFCEKTTREAVDELITNGTFSPNKYRINNPLRNSAHFAKAFGCPESSQMNAGRDSCDFWSTFRKDF is encoded by the exons ATGAATCCCTTCTCCGGG GACTCCGTGTCTCGTGACACGACGATGGAGATCCGAGACACTACGGCATCCACGACGTACTCCAAGGCGGCCTCCTCGTCCAAGTACTCCACCACGAACAAGACCACCGGCTTCACTACTTCGGCGCT GCGAgaaagcggcagcggcagcggcggaggCTCTTCCTCGGCAAAGGGTCGCCCGAGCGCCACTTCCTACTGGTGGTTCTTGGTAGGCGCCGTACCGGTGGCAACCTTCCTGCTCGTCACCATTCCCATCGCCGCCTTCCTCAAGAGCTTCGTGG GCTTCGACAGAGTGCGGTTATGCGAGACACGTGCTTGCAGAGAGGCAG GGAAGTTCTACGAGGCCATCATCGAGCGCGGCCGCACGGACCCGTGCGAGGACTTCTACTCGCACGTGTGCCGCAAGTGGACGCACAACGCGCGCATCCCACCCTACTCCCGAAAGTTCTCCTTCGACGACTGGATCGTTTCTGACATCGAGAAGACGCTCTTCGCCGAGGTCGAAG CCTCCATTACGGAGCAGGGTCAAATAATGAACCAAATGACGCACATTCCTGTCCGCAAGTTTGAAGCGATCTTCGCTGCATGTCAAAACGCAG AACGCAACAGCAGCATGGAGGACATCAAGAAGATGCCGCATATCCTCGGCCTGGAGCACTTCCCTTCGCTTGATCCCGAGGGTGACCCTAAGATCTCTGTTATCGCGGGAAAGCTGGCCAAGAACTTTGGCCTCTTCCCACTCGTCAAAGTTGAGATGAGGGTCGACCCCGACGACTATGCAAAAGTCATCATTTAC CTGGATGAACCGGAGACGACCGCGCTGCCAAAGTTCATTCTGTCCACCACGGAATCTTCGAATTGGCTTCGCCAGAGCGTGTGCGACGCCATGCTGTCCGTGTACGGCATCGTTCCGACAAACGACCAGTGGGACACGCTTTGCGACAACATCCAGGCGTTCGACATTGAGCTCATCAAG AGGCTAAGGTATGCTGAGGGACATCGGACGGGCATGTTCTACGAAAAGAAAGTCCTGAAGCTCAAAGACTTGGACAACTCCTTTTAT TGGAATTGGATGACTTTCTTGAAAACCGTTTACGATGGCACCCCCACCAACGTGGGCCCGCAAACCAAAATTCTTGTCGGCAACGTCAAATACGTCTCTGGTCTTGCGCGGTTCTTGCAGAAGCAGTCCAA GGACGTCATCTACAACTACCTTGGGTATCGCGTGCTACTCCGGCTGGGGTTGCTCTACCGAACCCACGAGAAGCACGTGAAGACGCTCTTCTACCGCTACCACCTGGGCTACAAGACAGAGCCCGAGAGGTGGCGCCTTTGTCTCCGCTATGCAGAGAAGAGCATGCCCACGGCCGCTTCCTGGATCTATCACATGTGGATAAAGAAGAAGTTCGGCCTCAAGGGCGACAGG CTGTGGATCAAATTCTTCAACGTTTACCGGAAGATATACGAGAGCGTGGACTACTCGTACGCCTACAGCTACCTGACTACAGCGGACGCTCGAGTGGAGGCTTACAGAAAG CTCAAGGACGTTCGGTTGCAGCTCTTCTTCATTAACGCCACCATGACTGACCCTCTGCTGAAGCTGTACGGAGGCCAG GAAACGAAAATCAACGTGAACACCCCTGTGCCAGGCATCTATCAGATGACAAAGCACTACTGGAACAACTACTTCTCCATTGCGAAGAACGGTCGAGAGCTGGATATTGC GTACACGGGGTCCATCTTCGATATCTACAGCACCTACCATTACGACCTAAATTCTTTGT ACATTTCCCACGGCGCCTTCCATGGACCAATGTATGCAAGAGACAAGAACTT GCTACTGGACCTAGTGAAGAGCGGATATCGAATTGGCAGAAACCTTTTGAAAGCGATCGACGAAAGGG GAGGTTACATCGACTCCGACCACGTGCGCGAGGACTGGATGGGGTACTACACCCGCCAGAGGCTGATGGCCAACAAGCAGTGCGTCTTCAAGCAATACGCCAACAAGCGAGTTTCTGAGAGCCGCCTCAAG CTGAATGCCAACGCTACCATTGACGAAGACATGACTGACGTCGCCATCATCACACCGCTCCTCAGG TTCTACAGAAAACTGATCTACGAGAAGGCGTACCCGTTCCCCGACTACAGGCTCCAGGGTCTGCACCACGTGTCCTCCGATCAGCTTTTCTTCTACTCCCTGGCAGAG TCATTCTGCGAAAAGACCACGCGTGAAGCAGTTGACGAGCTGATTACCAACGGAACCTTCAGCCCCAACAAGTACCG